A region of Culicoides brevitarsis isolate CSIRO-B50_1 chromosome 1, AGI_CSIRO_Cbre_v1, whole genome shotgun sequence DNA encodes the following proteins:
- the LOC134837249 gene encoding centrosomal protein of 131 kDa — MNLSLRGSQINLATRSEPPSICGSNRQQNLAAGASSKYRPRSANVIGSHSRNKKNSLLRRQTEGKRPLSADSKVEDASASLSGSTIATKKKYTTSTNLLNLLSSEDQSTDQWDSTTDIECKSSGIDKKLKNIKSKMSVVTTKDDNKSKVKKDNYDNHSLIKSCNEKHNESETSSESPSSSSLTNNRYAKKSQNTKSDETKIVTTNKGILKSEIKSDDKDQSSYQSWVMKNIKTPNNKSMDLPGRVSFSTNDVYEIVDYSDGDYEDTDKSLSDSPKMTAPPRPSTATSQALNNLQHRDLYSSVASTVTARVTENYLHGMGVEEIDTDETLTDEIDAKCCNSSRCSLTYDSNLAKARMESKAREEANKIVEEYKKELHELRTIHLQNPYSATKSRASDDFGDYFSDSPYKTDIYATRKDSPSSISSVSKTSSSMNNEITKRPVFDDMKLDAKMDDLTSNDSPIPKDDANKVLAVRLNNVWEKENTIKTNTAFSIKHSNSNAADSAGTTNNVTFKNYLKNKNSAEDNRLLPPKQMKKLNDLQTGTTTSSNKKKQKDTKPPKMTSNRIKSAPISTSSKMRKTKSVPALREDRGIDEFEIDKVVSWMSIHDSDAFSDTASLLGGTNNTSDTKSLNLRTNAWQKATGRSEDEGNYSTEDGLDTDSPYEEIVSVIKEIEDEKGNKGEFQSLKTDVEFKLNTILNTIESPDSAMISDDDKMTTTSKESSKVSEILHYLDEVDTKCEKTLQNIRKTSNGRITGDDATSEMEFIFEPDSTDDIPKVSELLMLTNHQLCRKIVNLSLRVNELNNAIQLSKEHVSNVRAEKMKTVRLEKQNTQKRLNEQKKHYEDIVQRHQTFIEQLLKDKANLCEKVNAATRRLDSQNQAWEHKLKTEIERAKETVMAGEKLRRERWVRDNTKKIKELTVKGLEMEINKMQTQHQKEIADLKKTHQKELIDSADELKQRFDEEERKIRESYAKDREAAIERERLAIVERFEKQLEDERKLFEQQKIRLIKEFEEEKQKIGQDIETQKSNYDASREKLKNESMDLLQHVKAEFKEKLKQKELKHQNDMKKLEEQFETDFSVWKREYETSMKLRECERENYIRQQSRAERDRQIESIIAKVDGEALKNQQEFEIKMNRVKEKYEREIAELEKQESETKEKYIESKGRLAECEANITNLQATVKQLDTQLTHFKKMCDDFMKEKENVRLEARKEIEKELKTLREGRDAEIQRIYSRVQKAIEKKDATLEALQKDNTRLKEQCLKLDAIVKQQRKDYVKK, encoded by the exons atgaatttgagTCTTCGTGGTTCGCAG aTTAACCTAGCAACGCGTTCCGAACCACCGAGTATTTGTGGCAGCAATCGACAACAAAACCTCGCTGCGGGAGCATCCAGTAAATACCGTCCGAGGTCAGCGAATGTCATCGGGAGTCACAgcagaaacaagaaaaattcgcTTTTAAGACGACAAACCGAAGGAAAGAGACCGTTATCGGCAGATAGCAAAGTTGAAGACGCTTCTGCGAGTTTGAGTGGATCAACAATAGCAacaaag AAAAAATACACAACATCAACAAATCTCCTGAATTTATTGAGTTCTGAAGATCAATCAACCGATCAATGGGACTCGACGACCGACATTGAGTGCAAATCAAGTGGAATagataaaaaactgaaaaacattaaatcgAAAATGAGTGTTGTTACCACAAAAGATGATAACAAAAGCAAAGTGAAAAAGGACAATTATGACAATCACTCGTTGATAAAAAGTTGCAATGAAAAACACAACGAAAGTGAAACATCTTCCGAATCGCCATCATCTTCATCACTAACCAACAATCGATATgcgaaaaaatcacaaaacacaaaaagtgacgaaacaaaaattgttacgACAAACAAAGGAATTTTAAAGTCTGAAATAAAATCCGACGACAAGGACCAATCGTCGTATCAATCGTgggtaatgaaaaatattaaaacccCCAACAACAAAAGCATGGATTTGCCGGGTCGCGTCTCGTTCAGCACGAATGACGTTTACGAGATTGTCGATTACAGCGACGGCGATTACGAGGACACGGATAAAAGTTTATCGGATTCGCCGAAAATGACGGCGCCCCCAAGACCGTCAACAGCGACGTCACAAGCGCTGAATAATTTGCAGCATCGGGATTTGTATTCGAGTGTTGCTTCAACAGTAACGGCTAGGGTGacggaaaattatttgcatgGGATGGGCGTTGAAGAAATAGACACGGATGAGACACTAACGGATGAAATTGATGCAAAATGTTGTAATTCGTCGCGTTGCAGCTTGACATACGACTCAAATTTAGCAAAAGCTCGGATGGAGTCGAAAGCACGCGAAGAAGCCAATAAAATTGTCGAAGAATATAAAAAGGAGTTGCATGAACTACGAACGATTCATCTGCAAAATCCGTATTCCGCGACAAAATCACGTGCCAGCGACGACTTTGGGGACTACTTTTCCGATTCGCCATACAAAACGGACATTTATGCGACGCGCAAAGACTCCCCGAGCTCCATTTCGAGCGTTTCGAAGACATCGTCGTCCATGAATAACGAAATCACGAAGCGGCCCGTGTTCGACGACATGAAACTCGATGCGAAAATGGACGATCTCACGTCAAACGACTCGCCAATCCCGAAAGACGATGCGAATAAAGTGCTTGCTGTGCGTCTAAATAACGTCTGGGAGAAggaaaatacgataaaaacgAACACTGCCTTCAGTATTAAGCATTCCAACAGTAACGCCGCCGATTCTGCGGGGACCACGAACAACGTTACGTTCaaaaattacctcaaaaataaaaattccgcCGAAGATAATCGACTTTTGCCGCCGAAACAGATGAAAAAACTGAATGATCTGCAAACCGGGACAACGACGAGCAGCAacaaaaagaagcaaaaagacacaaaaccGCCGAAAATGACGAGTAATCGAATTAAATCCGCCCCCATTTCGACGTCGTCGAAGATGCGAAAGACGAAATCTGTGCCTGCCTTGCGGGAAGATCGGGGCATCGACGAATTCGAAATCGACAAAGTGGTGAGTTGGATGTCGATTCATGATAGCGACGCCTTTTCCGATACCGCAAGTTTGCTCGGAGGCACGAACAACACGAGCGACACAAAATCCCTGAATTTACGAACGAACGCGTGGCAAAAAGCGACGGGACGATCGGAGGATGAGGGAAATTACAGCACCGAAGACGGATTAGATACGGACTCGCCCTACGAGGAAATTGTCTCGGTTATCAAGGAAATCGAAGATGAGAAAGGAaataaag gTGAATTCCAATCACTGAAAACAGATGtcgaatttaaattgaatacaaTTTTGAACACAATCGAGTCACCAGATAGTGCCATGATcagtgatgatgataaaatgacAACCACGTCGAAGGAAAGTAGTAAAGTGAG CGAAATATTGCATTACTTGGATGAGGTAGATACGAAATGTGAAAAGACGTTGCAGAATATTCGGAAGACGTCAAATGGGCGTATAACGGGCGATGATGCCACGTCGGAgatggaatttatttttgagccTGACTCAACAGATGATATTCCAAA AGTTTCCGAGCTACTTATGCTAACAAATCATCAATTATGCAGGAAAATAGTTAACCTCTCGTTGCGagtaaatgaattaaataatgcaATACAACTGAGCAAGGAGCACGTGTCGAATGTTCGTGCGGAAAAGATGAAAACGGTCCGTCTCGAGAAGCAGAACACACAAAAGCGCCTGAACGAGCAAAAGAAGCATTATGAAGACATTGTGCAGCGTCATCAAACATTTATCGAGCAGCTGCTGAAAGACAAGGCGAACCTTTGTGAGAAAGTGAATGCGGCTACACGTCGCTTGGATAGCCAGAATCAGGCGTGGGAACACAAACTAAAGACCGAAATCGAACGTGCAAAGGAAACGGTAATGGCTGGCGAAAAGTTACGTCGAGAACGATGGGTACGTGACAATACGAAGAAGATAAAGGAATTAACAG tgaagggATTGGAGATGGAAATCAACAAAATGCAAACGCAGCACCAAAAGGAAATCGCTGATCTCAAGAAAACGCATCAAAAGGAGCTCATTGACTCGGCCGACGAACTGAAACAACGTTTTGACGAAGAAGAGCGGAAAATACGAGAGTCCTATGCCAAAGACAGAGAAGCTGCTATTGAACGAGAACGTCTCGCCATCGTCGAACG GTTCGAAAAGCAACTCGAGGACGAGCGAAAATTATTcgagcaacaaaaaatccgTTTGATCAAAGAATTCGAAGAggagaagcaaaaaattggGCAAGACATCGAAACGCAAAAGTCCAATTATGACGCGAGtcgtgaaaaattgaagaacgAAAGCATGGATTTGCTCCAGCACGTCAAAGCCGAGTTCAAGGAAAAGCTCAAGCAGAAAGAATTGAAACATCAG aacgatATGAAAAAACTCGAGGAGCAATTTGAAACAGACTTTTCTGTGTGGAAACGCGAGTACGAGACAAGCATGAAATTGCGTGAATGCGAACGGGAGAATTATATCAGGCAACAAAGTAGAGCCGAGCGAGACAGACAAATTGAATCTATTATCGCGAAAGTTGATGGCGAGGCATTAAAAAATCAGCAGgagtttgaaattaaaatgaa TCGCGTCAAGGAAAAGTACGAACGGGAAATTGCAGAATTGGAAAAACAGGAAAGCGAAACGAAGGAAAAGTACATCGAGAGTAAGGGACGTCTGGCGGAGTGTGAAGCGAATATCACCAATTTGCAGGCGACCGTGAAGCAGTTAGACACACAATTAACTCATttcaaaaag atgTGCGACGATTTCATGAAGGAAAAGGAAAATGTTCGACTCGAAGCCAGGAAGGAAATAGAAAAAGAGCTGAAAACACTGCGCGAAGGACGAGATGCCGAAATTCAACGGATATACTCGag AGTTCAAAAGGCAATCGAGAAGAAAGATGCAACGCTGGAGGCTCTACAGAAAGACAATACAAGACTAAAAGAACAATGTTTGAAATTGGATGCCATTGTGAAGCAACAAAGAAAagattatgtgaaaaaatga